One genomic segment of Sminthopsis crassicaudata isolate SCR6 chromosome 2, ASM4859323v1, whole genome shotgun sequence includes these proteins:
- the LYSMD4 gene encoding lysM and putative peptidoglycan-binding domain-containing protein 4 isoform X3 yields the protein MRTLNGKYALVLKMRQKEVLTKTFQAPAVVYSSSNSHIYMFKNDNSDSDELSEEELNVELRPRGKERQKNAGRERVGDVVLLERELTEDDNLNKLALQYGCKHTERLTVGKLPTSRK from the exons ATGCGGACCCTCAACGGAAAGTACGCCTTG gTGCTAAAGATGAGACAGAAAGAAGTGTTGACCAAAACCTTCCAAGCCCCTGCTGTTGTTTATAGTTCTTCAAATAGTCAcatttacatgtttaaaaatgacaattcagaCTCAGATGAACTGTCTGAAGAAGAACTAAATGTGGAATTGAGAccaaggggaaaggaaagacaaaagaatgCTGGAAGAGAGAGAGTAGGGGATGTGGTATTGCTAGAACGAGAACTCACCGAAGATGATAACCTTAACAAACTTGCTCTTCAGTATGGTTGTAAA CATACAGAACGATTAACAGTGGGGAA